One window from the genome of Gambusia affinis linkage group LG14, SWU_Gaff_1.0, whole genome shotgun sequence encodes:
- the smarcc1b gene encoding SWI/SNF complex subunit SMARCC1b, translating into MSGGTNLGFPGINQALAHRKKDSSPSARFWESPDTLTQLEVVRQWIGKHYKKYVLVDAPSCQVLAAVTLQLLQFQEDAFGRQAPNPALTKLPAHCFLDLQPGGGLCHILGTAYKFKVEQGWRRFDLQNPSRTERNVEMFGVIEKALIQNNCVSIPVVFIDPTVDLELSSTLTGIIIKHKGAITEDSIMATHHIYGSLASTEEDEWMRPVMRKDKHVLVHWGMHPDSYDSWLSSSDVEGDVEDVPHVERPWRVHAGWVLDTDVFNEWMNEEDYCVNERNLPLILRQRIHLQEDQDSKSTPFKKRRRSPSPSADGRKKGRKGRRRGQQEEEPEEDLTKDMEDPTPVPNMEVVILPKNVNLKKDSENTPVKGGIMADLDDQEDDFPGREEDEGRSEIPRLSEGEDNVTEQTHHIIIPSYTSWFNYNSIHSIEKRALPEFFNGKNKSKTPEIFLAYRNFMIDTYRLNPQDYLSSTSCRRNLTGDVCALIRVHAFLEQWGLINYQVDAESRPLPMGPPPTPHFNVLADTPSGLAPLQHKPLQVSASQHMLNFPEKSREKPLDYQNFGLRTDIYARKHPKTKGANAGREWAEQETLLLLEALEVYRDDWNKVSEHVGSRTQDECILHFLRLPIEDPYLEDSSASLGPLAYQPVPFSQSENPVMSTVAFLASVVDPRVASAAAKAALEEFSRAHEDSLYKTSDPSNQPEQTDATEAERLDSSSHQVPVRLDGVKMEPGVPKVDGDLVKREHSESILTEEGEVRGEDGENRGEGDDGRRGMELDLVEGSVPTAAAAALSSAASKAKHLAAVEERKIKSLVALLVETQMKKLEIKLRHFEELETIMDREKEALEQQRQQLLTERQTFHTEQLQQAEMKIRQQREQQGQPGYTMQHSGQSVANRMVPGGNGQTMAPRHPGAPNGMYPSSQPDGIPSAQPTPPSSSHS; encoded by the exons ATGTCCGGAGGAACAAACCTCGGTTTTCCGGGGATAAACCAAGCGTTGGCACATCGCAAAAAAGACAGCAGTCCCTCTGCTCGGTTCTGGGAGAGTCCGGACACTTTAACCCAGCTGGAGGTGGTGCGACAGTGGATCGGGAAGCACTACAAAAAG TATGTGCTGGTGGACGCTCCATCTTGTCAGGTCCTGGCTGCAGTCACCTTGCAGCTTCTCCAGTTCCAGGAGGATGCCTTTGGCAGACAAGCTCCCAACCCTGCTCTTACAAAGCTTCCA GCACATTGCTTCCTGGACTTGCAACCAGGCGGTGGACTCTGCCACATCCTCGGCACTGCTTACAAATTCAAGGTTGAACAGGGCTG GAGAAGGTTTGACCTGCAGAATCCGTCAAGAACTGAGAGGAACGTCGAGATGTTTGGTGTGATTGAAAAAGCTTTAATCCAG AACAACTGTGTCTCCATCCCTGTGGTATTTATTGACCCTACTGTTGACCTGGAGCTGTCCAGCACACTCACCGGCATCATCATCAAACACAAG GGTGCAATTACTGAGGACAGTATAATGGCCACTCATCACATATACGGCTCACTTGCTTCTACAGAGGAGG ATGAGTGGATGCGTCCCGTTATGCGAAAGGATAAACATGTTTTGGTCCACTGGGGCATGCACCCTGACAG TTATGACAGCTGGCTGTCTTCAAGTGATGTGGAAGGAGACGTCGAAGACGTGCCGCACGTGGAGAGGCCGTGGAGG GTTCATGCTGGTTGGGTTCTGGACACAGACGTGTTCAATGAGTGGATGAATGAGGAGGACTATTGTGTAAATGAGAGGAATCTGCCGCTCATCCTTCGACAGCGAATCCACCTACAAGAAGATCAG GACTCCAAGTCCACTCCGTTCAAAAAGAGAAGACGCTCACCCTCTCCTTCCGCTGATGGCAGAAAAAAGGGAAGGAAAGG GAGAAGGCGTGGCCAACAGGAGGAGGAGCCAGAAGAAGACCTGACCAAAGACATGGAGGATCCAACGCCTGTGCCAAATATGGAAGTAGTCATTCTACCCAAGAATG TGAACCTAAAGAAAGATAGTGAGAATACGCCAGTGAAGGGAGGCATCATGGCTGACCTTG atgatCAGGAAGACGACTTTCCCGGAAgg GAAGAAGATGAGGGAAGAAGCGAGATCCCTCGCTTATCAGAGGGAGAGGACAATGTCACTGAACAAACTCATCATATCATAATCCCAAGCTACACGTCATGGTTCAATTATAACAG CATTCACTCGATAGAGAAACGTGCTCTCCCTGAATTCTTCAACGGGAAGAACAAATCGAAAACTCCTGAAAT CTTCCTGGCGTATCGTAACTTCATGATCGACACGTACCGACTCAACCCCCAGGACTACCTCAGCTCAACGTCCTGCAGGCGCAACCTCACTGGAGACGTCTGTGCCCTTATAAG GGTTCATGCCTTTTTAGAACAGTGGGGTTTGATCAACTACCAAGTGGATGCGGAGAGCCGACCCCTCCCTATGGGACCTCCTCCAACCCCTCATTTCAACGTCCTGGCCGACACGCCGTCCGGGCTGGCACCCCTGCAGCACAAACCCCTCCAG GTGTCCGCCTCACAGCACATGTTGAATTTCCCAgagaagagcagagagaaaccTTTGGACTACCAGAACTTTGGTCTGCGCACCGACATCTATGCCAGGAAACACCCAAAG ACTAAAGGAGCAAATGCAGGACGAGAATGGGCAGAGCAGGAGACATTGTTGCTGTTGGAG GCCTTAGAAGTGTACAGGGACGACTGGAACAAAGTATCAGAGCACGTGGGCTCCAGAACGCAGGATGAATGCATCCTACACTTTCTACGTTTGCCCATCGAGGACCCTTACCTGGAGGACTCGTCGGCCTCTCTGGGGCCGCTGGCGTATCAGCCTGTGCCTTTTAGCCAATCGGAAAACCCCGTCATGAGCACCGTGGCCTTCCTGGCGTCTGTGGTAGATCCGCGTGTGGCGTCAGCCGCAGCGAAGGCGGCGCTGG aggaGTTTTCCAGAGCACACGAAGACTCGCTGTATAAAACCTCTGATCCATCCAACCAGCCAGAACAAACAG ATGCAACGGAAGCGGAAAGACTTGACTCCAGCTCCCATCAG GTCCCTGTGAGGCTGGACGGAGTCAAGATGGAGCCTGGTGTGCCAAAAGTGGACGGAGATCTTGTTAAAAGAGAACATAGTGAAAGTATTCTGACGGAGGAGGGTGAAG TCAGGGGGGAGGATGGTGAGAACAGGGGAGAAGGGGACGATGGGAGGAGAGGGATGGAGCTGGACCTGGTGGAGGGAAGCGTTCCcacggcggcagcagcagctctgtcGTCTGCTGCCTCGAAGGCCAAG CACTTAGCAGCAGTAGAAGAGAGGAAGATCAAGTCTCTGGTGGCTCTACTGGTGGAGACGCAGATGAAGAAGCTGGAGATCAAACTGAGACACTTTGAAGAGCTGGAAACCATCATGGACAGAGAGAAGGAGGCT CTGGAGCAGCAGCGCCAACAGCTGCTGACAGAGAGGCAGACTTTCCATACTGAGCAGCTGCAACAGGCAGAGATGAAGATTCgccagcagagggagcagcAGGGCCAGCCGGGTTACACAATGCAACATTCAG GCCAGTCTGTGGCCAACAGAATGGTACCTGGAGGAAACGGTCAGACGATGGCCCCTCGACACCCCGGAGCTCCAAATGGGATGT ACCCGTCGTCGCAGCCTGATGGGATACCGTCTGCTCAGCCCACTCCTCCGTCATCCAGCCACAGCTGA